In one window of Helianthus annuus cultivar XRQ/B chromosome 17, HanXRQr2.0-SUNRISE, whole genome shotgun sequence DNA:
- the LOC110925070 gene encoding early nodulin-75-like — MLVDEPEEDEAEAETETEGNVEGDQVSLTPESAKLLKAINKELATGNEEGDDGDKSSSSSYDEDIDEIERARRIKAEIEKENQLKRKRKEDKDDELYNPCPEHVIESQTPPSSGGRKKQSARKRVATPRAKGLKILLKKKPVQKPSKPPTPPPEPQHQLSPIHSPLHQSPPRQPSPIQSPPHQSPPHLSPPHIHVATPPHEQQPVFTSQQIFQTPPSTQPHVQTTPGSSCYKTFPTIPEGLTLEEIGDFGFANDEQVKRL, encoded by the coding sequence ATGCTTGTTGATGAACCGGAAGAAgatgaagctgaagctgaaactGAAACAGAAGGCAATGTTGAAGGAGATCAAGTTAGTTTGACTCCTGAGTCTGCAAAGTTGTTAAAAGCTATCAATAAAGAACTTGCAACTGGTAATGAAGAAggtgatgatggtgataaaaGCTCATCAAGTTCGTATGATGAAGATATTGATGAAATAGAACGTGCGAGGAGAATTAAAGCTGAGATTGAAAAAGAAAATCAGCTTAAAAGAAAGAGGAAAGAAGATAAAGATGATGAGTTGTATAATCCTTGTCCTGAACATGTGATAGAATCTCAAACACCTCCATCATCTGGTGGGAGGAAGAAGCAATCTGCTAGAAAGAGAGTTGCGACTCCAAGGGCAAAGGGTTtgaaaattttgttaaaaaagaAACCAGTTCAAAAACCAAGTAAACCACCTACACCACCACCAGAACCACAACATCAATTATCACCAATTCATTCACCACTTCATCAATCACCACCAAGACAACCATCTCCTATCCAATCACCACCACATCAATCTCCACCACATCTTTCACCACCACATATTCATGTTGCTACACCTCCACACGAACAACAACCTGTTTTTACATCTCAACAAATTTTTCAAACACCTCCGTCTACACAACCACATGTCCAAACTACACCTGGTTCTTCTTGTTACAAAACATTTCCAACTATTCCGGAGGGTTTAACTCTTGAAGAAATTGGAGATTTTGGATTTGCGAATGATGAACAAGTGAAGAGATTATAG